Proteins encoded within one genomic window of Cellulomonas flavigena DSM 20109:
- a CDS encoding ABC transporter ATP-binding protein, with amino-acid sequence MLMRLLREHLRPYQGAVVAVLALQMVQVIATLWLPSLNADIIDDGVAQGDTATIWRLGGVMLAVSLVQVVASVAAVWFGARTAMAFGRDVRARLFDQVQSFSQQEMGRFGAPTLITRTTNDVQQVQMVVFMTFVFLVMAPLMLVGGVVMSLREDVGLSALLLVVVPVLAVVIGLIVWRMVPWFRQMQQRIDAVNRVMREQLTGVRVIRAFVRERQEQERFEVANTALYVASLRAGLLFALMFPVVMLVMNVSSVSVLWFGAQRVDDGLMQIGSLIAFLSYIMFVLMAVMMSSMMVVMVPRAMVSADRIGEVLDTSTTVVPPTRPVAFAEGPDASRGRLELRDVEFRYPGAEHPVLHDVSFVAEPGRTTAVIGSTGSGKTTLLHLVPRLYDVTGGSVLVDGVDVREADPVALGSRIGLVPQRPYLFSGTVRSNLQFGRPEATDDELWHALEVAQARDFVEALPEGIDAPVAQGGTNLSGGQRQRLAIARALVRRPSIYLFDDSFSALDYATDAALRAALAPETRRATVLVVAQRVATIRHADRILVLDEGRVVGDGTHDELLASNETYQEIVYSQLSAQEAA; translated from the coding sequence ATGCTCATGCGACTGCTCCGGGAGCACCTGCGCCCGTACCAGGGCGCCGTCGTCGCCGTGCTCGCCCTGCAGATGGTGCAGGTCATCGCCACGCTGTGGCTGCCCAGCCTCAACGCCGACATCATCGACGACGGCGTCGCCCAGGGGGACACCGCCACGATCTGGCGTCTCGGCGGCGTCATGCTCGCCGTCAGTCTCGTGCAGGTCGTCGCGTCGGTGGCCGCGGTGTGGTTCGGTGCGCGCACCGCCATGGCGTTCGGCCGCGACGTGCGGGCACGGCTGTTCGACCAGGTCCAGTCCTTCTCCCAGCAGGAGATGGGGAGGTTCGGAGCACCGACGCTCATCACGCGCACCACGAACGACGTCCAGCAGGTGCAGATGGTCGTCTTCATGACCTTCGTGTTCCTGGTCATGGCTCCGCTCATGCTGGTCGGCGGCGTGGTGATGTCGCTGCGCGAGGACGTGGGGCTCTCCGCACTGCTGCTCGTCGTGGTGCCGGTGCTCGCCGTGGTCATCGGGCTGATCGTGTGGCGGATGGTGCCGTGGTTCCGGCAGATGCAGCAGCGGATCGACGCGGTGAACCGCGTGATGCGCGAGCAGCTCACGGGTGTCCGTGTCATCCGCGCGTTCGTGCGCGAGCGGCAGGAGCAGGAGCGCTTCGAGGTCGCCAACACGGCCCTGTACGTCGCGTCGCTGCGCGCCGGGCTGCTGTTCGCCCTGATGTTCCCCGTGGTGATGCTCGTGATGAACGTCTCGAGCGTGTCGGTCCTGTGGTTCGGGGCACAGCGGGTCGACGACGGGCTCATGCAGATCGGGTCGCTCATCGCGTTCCTCAGCTACATCATGTTCGTCCTCATGGCCGTGATGATGAGCTCGATGATGGTCGTCATGGTCCCGCGGGCCATGGTGTCCGCCGACCGCATCGGCGAGGTGCTCGACACCTCCACGACCGTGGTGCCGCCCACCCGGCCGGTCGCGTTCGCCGAGGGCCCGGACGCGTCGCGCGGGCGGCTCGAGCTGCGGGACGTCGAGTTCCGGTACCCGGGCGCCGAGCACCCGGTGCTGCACGACGTGTCGTTCGTGGCCGAACCCGGCCGGACCACGGCCGTCATCGGGTCGACGGGCTCCGGCAAGACGACGCTCCTGCACCTCGTCCCACGCCTGTACGACGTGACGGGCGGCAGCGTGCTCGTCGACGGCGTCGACGTCCGCGAGGCCGACCCGGTGGCGCTGGGCTCACGCATCGGGCTGGTGCCGCAGCGCCCGTACCTGTTCTCCGGCACCGTGCGCAGCAACCTGCAGTTCGGGCGGCCCGAGGCCACCGACGACGAGCTCTGGCACGCGCTGGAGGTCGCGCAGGCGCGCGACTTCGTCGAGGCGCTGCCCGAGGGCATCGACGCACCGGTCGCGCAGGGCGGGACGAACCTGTCGGGCGGGCAGCGCCAACGGCTGGCCATCGCGCGGGCGCTCGTGCGGCGCCCGAGCATCTACCTGTTCGACGACTCGTTCTCCGCGCTGGACTACGCCACCGACGCCGCACTGCGCGCGGCCCTGGCACCGGAGACCCGGCGGGCGACGGTGCTCGTCGTGGCCCAGCGCGTCGCGACCATCCGCCACGCCGACCGCATCCTCGTCCTCGACGAGGGACGCGTGGTCGGTGACGGCACCCACGACGAGCTGCTGGCGTCGAACGAGACGTACCAGGAGATCGTGTACTCCCAGCTGAGCGCGCAGGAGGCGGCATGA
- a CDS encoding NfeD family protein yields MGWLWWVGGALALGILEMLSLDLVLVMFAGGALAGALAYALGAPVAVQILVAALTSIVLLAALRPWLLRHLRGRADLPETNAAALVGREATVVAAVDGSTGRVKLAGEVWSARTADGGSLPPGTRVTVTKIDGATAVVSPAPATAAGGTAAPGVAPV; encoded by the coding sequence ATGGGGTGGCTCTGGTGGGTCGGGGGAGCGCTGGCGCTCGGCATCCTCGAGATGCTGTCGCTGGACCTCGTGCTCGTCATGTTCGCCGGGGGAGCCCTCGCCGGTGCGCTGGCCTACGCCCTGGGTGCCCCGGTGGCCGTGCAGATCCTCGTCGCGGCGCTCACGTCGATCGTGCTGCTCGCGGCGCTGCGGCCGTGGCTGCTGCGCCATCTCAGGGGCCGTGCCGACCTGCCGGAGACGAACGCCGCGGCGCTCGTCGGACGCGAGGCCACGGTCGTGGCGGCGGTCGACGGCTCGACGGGCCGTGTGAAGCTCGCCGGTGAGGTCTGGAGCGCGCGGACGGCCGACGGCGGCTCGCTGCCGCCCGGCACCCGGGTGACGGTGACGAAGATCGACGGCGCGACGGCGGTCGTCAGCCCTGCGCCCGCGACCGCTGCGGGCGGTACGGCTGCGCCGGGCGTCGCGCCGGTGTGA
- a CDS encoding SPFH domain-containing protein, whose translation MNDGPGAGQIAAILVLVLVLIFVVVALARAVRIVPQAVAIIVERLGRYNKTLDAGLHLLIPFVDRVRANVDLREQVVSFPPQPVITSDNLVVSIDTVIYFQVTSPKDAVYEIANYITGIEQLTVTTLRNVIGSMDLEQTLTSRDQINGQLRGVLDEATGKWGIRVNRVELKAIDPPASVQGSMEQQMRAERDRRAAILTAEGVKQSAILTAEGEKQSAILRAEGEAQSAILRAEGEARAILQVFDAVHRGDADPKLLAYQYLQTLPKIASSPSNKMWFLPAELSGALGWLSKGFAGAGGSDGQDYPTRPAGSSPLAEGDLPPVSLTDPSEALAEARRESAAATADATSAGTLSGVPFDPAAERGQRPGAGPVAPQQPAYGTPPARPAQAPQQPAAPQQSPQQAPQQQAPQALPPQVPPRQGPPPSVPPQRPEEGQPPAR comes from the coding sequence ATGAACGACGGCCCCGGTGCCGGCCAGATCGCTGCGATCCTGGTGCTCGTCCTCGTCCTGATCTTCGTCGTGGTCGCGCTGGCGCGCGCGGTGCGGATCGTGCCCCAGGCGGTGGCGATCATCGTCGAGCGGCTCGGGCGCTACAACAAGACGCTCGACGCCGGTCTGCACCTGCTGATCCCGTTCGTGGACCGTGTGCGCGCGAACGTCGACCTGCGCGAGCAGGTCGTGTCCTTCCCGCCGCAGCCCGTGATCACCTCCGACAACCTCGTCGTGAGCATCGACACGGTCATCTACTTCCAGGTGACCTCGCCGAAGGACGCGGTCTACGAGATCGCCAACTACATCACCGGCATCGAGCAGCTCACCGTCACGACGCTCCGCAACGTCATCGGTTCCATGGACCTGGAGCAGACGCTGACGAGCCGCGACCAGATCAACGGTCAGCTGCGCGGCGTGCTCGACGAGGCGACCGGCAAGTGGGGCATCCGCGTCAACCGCGTCGAGCTCAAGGCGATCGACCCGCCCGCGTCGGTGCAGGGCTCGATGGAGCAGCAGATGCGGGCCGAGCGGGACCGTCGCGCCGCGATCCTCACGGCCGAGGGTGTCAAGCAGTCCGCGATCCTCACGGCCGAGGGCGAGAAGCAGTCGGCGATCCTGCGGGCCGAGGGTGAGGCGCAGTCGGCCATCCTGCGGGCCGAGGGTGAGGCCCGCGCGATCCTCCAGGTGTTCGACGCCGTGCACCGCGGCGACGCCGACCCCAAGCTGCTCGCGTACCAGTACCTGCAGACGCTGCCGAAGATCGCGTCGAGCCCGTCGAACAAGATGTGGTTCCTGCCGGCCGAGCTCAGCGGTGCGCTGGGGTGGCTCTCCAAGGGCTTCGCCGGCGCGGGCGGCAGCGACGGCCAGGACTACCCGACACGTCCCGCGGGGAGCTCGCCGCTCGCCGAGGGCGATCTGCCGCCCGTCTCGCTGACCGACCCGAGCGAGGCGCTGGCGGAGGCGCGGCGCGAGTCGGCGGCCGCCACGGCGGACGCCACGAGCGCGGGCACACTGTCGGGTGTGCCGTTCGACCCCGCGGCCGAGCGGGGGCAGCGCCCGGGTGCCGGGCCTGTCGCACCGCAGCAGCCCGCGTACGGCACGCCGCCCGCGCGTCCCGCGCAGGCCCCGCAGCAGCCGGCGGCCCCGCAGCAGTCACCCCAGCAGGCCCCGCAGCAGCAAGCGCCCCAGGCGCTCCCGCCGCAGGTGCCGCCGCGCCAGGGGCCCCCTCCGTCGGTCCCGCCGCAGCGTCCTGAGGAGGGCCAGCCGCCCGCGCGCTGA
- a CDS encoding ABC transporter ATP-binding protein, with protein sequence MSATTRTDRPAGPPPGGPRGGPMGMGLGMPGQKSMDFRGSLRRLLTVLAPERVRLVAVLVLGALSVAAAVAGPKLLGNATDVLFDGVVSRQLAQLLPAGSTQQEAVDALRAAGQGTVADMVAGMPGLTVGDGVDFERLGSILLLVLGVYVAAFVFGWLQGRLTARAVQNTVLRMRTQVEEKLTRVPLSYFDKQPRGELLSRVTNDIDNVAQTVQQTLSQLITSVLTVVGVLAMMFWISPLLAVVALVTVPLSVVVAAAIAKRSQPQFVEQWAWTGKLNAHIEEMFTGHALVTVFGRQQEAAATFAERNGKLYESAFRAQFISGIIQPALGFIANLNYLVVAVVGGLRVASGTMSLGDVQAFIQYSRQFTQPITQIASMANLLQSGVASAERVFELLDAQEQTPDPAQPATLPERVRGRVAFEDVSFRYDADTPLIENLSVVAEPGQTVAIVGPTGAGKTTLVNLVMRFYEVDSGRITLDGVDTRDVTRDALRSQIGMVLQDTWLYEGTIAENIAYGVDSATHEQVVEAAVATHVDRFVRTLPDGYDTVLDDEGGAVSAGEKQLLTIARAFLADPAILILDEATSSVDTRTEVLVQHAMNALRAGRTSFVIAHRLSTIRDADVILVMEHGRIVEQGTHDDLVAADGAYAQLYRSQFAEAAAPVD encoded by the coding sequence ATGAGCGCCACGACGAGGACCGACCGTCCCGCCGGCCCGCCGCCCGGCGGGCCGCGTGGCGGGCCCATGGGCATGGGTCTGGGGATGCCCGGTCAGAAGTCGATGGACTTCCGTGGCTCGTTGCGGCGCCTGCTCACGGTGCTGGCGCCCGAGCGTGTCCGGCTCGTCGCCGTACTCGTGCTGGGGGCGTTGTCGGTGGCGGCGGCGGTTGCCGGCCCCAAGCTGCTGGGCAACGCGACCGACGTGCTGTTCGACGGTGTGGTCTCGCGGCAGCTCGCGCAGCTCCTGCCGGCCGGCAGCACGCAGCAGGAGGCGGTCGACGCGCTGCGCGCCGCGGGGCAGGGCACGGTGGCAGACATGGTCGCGGGCATGCCCGGCCTGACCGTCGGCGACGGCGTCGACTTCGAGCGGCTCGGCTCGATCCTGCTGCTGGTGCTCGGCGTGTACGTCGCCGCGTTCGTGTTCGGCTGGCTGCAAGGGCGGCTGACGGCGCGCGCGGTGCAGAACACGGTCCTGCGCATGCGGACGCAGGTCGAGGAGAAGCTCACGCGCGTCCCGCTGTCGTACTTCGACAAGCAGCCGCGCGGTGAGCTGTTGTCGCGTGTCACCAACGACATCGACAACGTCGCGCAGACCGTGCAGCAGACGCTCTCGCAGCTCATCACCTCGGTGCTGACGGTCGTCGGCGTGCTCGCGATGATGTTCTGGATCTCGCCGCTTCTCGCGGTCGTCGCCCTGGTGACGGTCCCGCTGTCGGTCGTGGTCGCGGCCGCGATCGCCAAGCGCTCGCAACCGCAGTTCGTCGAGCAGTGGGCGTGGACCGGCAAGCTCAACGCCCACATCGAGGAGATGTTCACGGGCCACGCGCTGGTCACCGTCTTCGGCCGGCAGCAGGAGGCCGCCGCGACGTTCGCCGAGCGCAACGGCAAGCTCTACGAGTCCGCGTTCCGGGCGCAGTTCATCTCCGGAATCATCCAGCCGGCGCTGGGGTTCATCGCCAACCTCAACTACCTCGTCGTCGCCGTGGTCGGTGGCCTGCGGGTCGCGTCGGGCACGATGTCGCTCGGCGACGTGCAGGCGTTCATCCAGTACTCGCGGCAGTTCACGCAGCCGATCACGCAGATCGCGTCGATGGCGAACCTGCTGCAGTCCGGTGTCGCGTCCGCCGAGCGCGTGTTCGAGCTGCTGGACGCGCAGGAGCAGACGCCCGACCCCGCGCAGCCCGCGACGCTGCCGGAACGCGTGCGCGGCCGCGTCGCGTTCGAGGACGTGTCGTTCCGCTACGACGCGGACACGCCGCTCATCGAGAACCTGTCGGTCGTCGCGGAGCCCGGGCAGACCGTCGCGATCGTCGGGCCCACGGGCGCCGGCAAGACCACTCTCGTCAACCTCGTCATGCGGTTCTACGAGGTCGACTCCGGGCGCATCACGCTCGACGGTGTCGACACGCGGGACGTCACGCGCGACGCGCTGCGGTCGCAGATCGGCATGGTCCTGCAGGACACGTGGCTGTACGAAGGGACGATCGCGGAGAACATCGCGTACGGCGTGGACTCCGCGACGCACGAGCAGGTCGTCGAGGCCGCCGTCGCGACCCACGTCGACCGGTTCGTGCGCACCCTGCCCGACGGGTACGACACCGTGCTCGACGACGAGGGCGGCGCGGTGTCCGCCGGCGAGAAGCAGCTGCTCACCATCGCGCGCGCGTTCCTCGCCGACCCGGCGATCCTCATCCTCGACGAGGCGACGTCGTCGGTCGACACGCGCACCGAGGTGCTCGTGCAGCACGCGATGAACGCCTTGCGCGCCGGGCGCACGTCGTTCGTCATCGCGCACCGGCTGTCCACGATCCGCGACGCCGACGTCATCCTCGTCATGGAGCACGGGAGGATCGTCGAGCAGGGCACGCACGACGACCTCGTCGCGGCCGACGGTGCGTACGCGCAGCTGTACCGCAGCCAGTTCGCCGAGGCGGCCGCCCCGGTCGACTGA
- a CDS encoding DNA gyrase/topoisomerase IV subunit B, with product MTTTSPQAGYTARHLSVLEGLEAVRKRPGMYIGTTDSRGLMHCLWEIIDNSVDEALGGHGDRIEVVLHADSSVEVRDNGRGIPVDVEPKTGLTGVEVVLTKLHAGGKFGGGSYAASGGLHGVGASVVNALSARLDVEVDRNGRTHRMTFHRGEPGVFDDSAGVSPESPFEPFVQGSELAVVGKVGKGVTGTRVRYWADRQIFPKTAVFSYDELVTRARQTSFLVPGLAITVRDERGIPGTPGEHGPHEETFLHTGGVLDFVDHLAPDAPVTDTWHLTGSGTFTETVPVLDSRGHMTPQEVTRDCEVDVAVRWGTGYATEVRSFVNIISTPKGGTHLAGFETALLKTLRTQVTANARRLKISAKDSSSERLEKEDVLAGLTAVVTVRLAEPQFEGQTKEVLGTGPVRGIVAKVVESELTALFSSSKREHKAHTALLLDKVVGEMRARVSARKQKEISRRKNALESSSLPAKLADCRIDDVSRSELFIVEGDSALGTAKLARSSDFQALLPIRGKILNVQKASVGDMLKNAECAAIIQVVGAGSGRTFDLEAARYGKIVLMTDADVDGAHIRTLLLTLFFRYMRPLVEDGRVYAAVPPLHRIEVIGAGSRKNEYLYTYSEAELAATLKKLDRAGRRYKDDIQRYKGLGEMDADQLAETTMDPRHRTLRRVRIGEAEAAAAQVEKVFELLMGSDVAPRKDFIVANAHALDASRIDA from the coding sequence GTGACCACCACGTCCCCCCAGGCCGGCTACACCGCCCGGCACCTCTCGGTGCTCGAGGGGCTCGAGGCCGTCCGCAAGCGCCCCGGCATGTACATCGGCACCACCGACAGCCGCGGGCTCATGCACTGCCTGTGGGAGATCATCGACAACTCGGTCGACGAGGCGCTCGGGGGTCACGGCGACCGCATCGAGGTCGTGCTGCACGCCGACTCGTCGGTCGAGGTGCGGGACAACGGGCGCGGTATCCCCGTGGACGTCGAGCCGAAGACGGGCCTGACGGGAGTCGAGGTCGTGCTCACCAAGCTGCACGCCGGCGGCAAGTTCGGCGGCGGCTCCTACGCCGCGTCCGGAGGTCTGCACGGCGTGGGGGCGTCGGTCGTCAACGCGCTGTCCGCGCGGCTGGACGTCGAGGTCGACCGCAACGGGCGGACCCACCGCATGACGTTCCACCGCGGCGAGCCCGGTGTGTTCGACGACAGCGCCGGCGTCAGCCCCGAGTCGCCGTTCGAGCCGTTCGTGCAGGGCTCGGAGCTGGCGGTCGTCGGCAAGGTGGGCAAGGGCGTCACCGGCACGCGCGTGCGCTACTGGGCCGACCGGCAGATCTTCCCCAAGACGGCCGTGTTCTCCTACGACGAGCTGGTCACCCGGGCCCGGCAGACCAGCTTCCTGGTGCCCGGGCTCGCGATCACGGTGCGGGACGAGCGCGGGATCCCCGGCACGCCCGGCGAGCACGGGCCGCACGAGGAGACGTTCCTGCACACCGGGGGCGTCCTGGACTTCGTCGACCACCTCGCGCCCGACGCGCCCGTCACGGACACCTGGCACCTCACCGGTTCCGGCACGTTCACCGAGACGGTGCCGGTGCTCGACAGCCGTGGTCACATGACGCCGCAGGAGGTCACGCGGGACTGCGAGGTCGACGTCGCGGTGCGCTGGGGCACGGGCTACGCGACCGAGGTCCGCAGCTTCGTCAACATCATCTCCACACCCAAGGGTGGCACCCACCTGGCGGGCTTCGAGACGGCGCTGCTCAAGACGCTGCGCACGCAGGTGACCGCCAACGCGCGGCGTCTGAAGATCTCCGCGAAGGACTCCTCGTCCGAACGGCTCGAGAAGGAGGACGTGCTCGCGGGCCTCACCGCGGTCGTCACCGTGCGTCTCGCCGAGCCGCAGTTCGAGGGGCAGACCAAGGAGGTGCTGGGCACGGGGCCGGTGCGCGGCATCGTCGCCAAGGTCGTCGAGTCCGAGCTCACCGCGCTGTTCTCGTCGTCGAAGCGGGAGCACAAGGCGCACACGGCCCTGCTCCTGGACAAGGTCGTGGGGGAGATGCGCGCGCGCGTCTCGGCCCGCAAGCAGAAGGAGATCTCGCGTCGCAAGAACGCGCTCGAGTCCTCCTCGCTGCCTGCCAAGCTCGCGGACTGCCGTATCGACGACGTGTCGCGCTCGGAGCTGTTCATCGTCGAGGGCGACAGCGCGCTCGGCACCGCCAAGCTCGCGCGCAGCTCGGACTTCCAGGCGCTGCTGCCGATCCGCGGCAAGATCCTCAACGTCCAGAAGGCGTCGGTCGGCGACATGCTGAAGAACGCCGAGTGCGCGGCGATCATCCAGGTCGTCGGTGCCGGGTCGGGCCGCACGTTCGACCTCGAGGCCGCGCGCTACGGCAAGATCGTGCTGATGACGGACGCCGACGTCGACGGCGCGCACATCCGCACGCTGCTGCTCACGTTGTTCTTCCGCTACATGCGCCCGCTGGTCGAGGACGGCCGCGTCTACGCGGCCGTGCCGCCGCTGCACCGCATCGAGGTGATCGGCGCGGGCTCGCGCAAGAACGAGTACCTGTACACGTACTCCGAGGCCGAGCTCGCGGCGACCCTCAAGAAGCTCGACCGCGCGGGCAGGCGCTACAAGGACGACATCCAGCGCTACAAGGGGCTGGGCGAGATGGACGCCGACCAGCTGGCCGAGACGACCATGGACCCGCGCCACCGCACGCTGCGTCGCGTCCGCATCGGCGAGGCGGAGGCCGCCGCCGCGCAGGTGGAGAAGGTGTTCGAGCTGCTCATGGGTTCCGACGTCGCGCCGCGCAAGGACTTCATCGTCGCGAACGCGCACGCGCTCGACGCGTCGCGCATCGACGCCTGA
- a CDS encoding ABC transporter ATP-binding protein, translating to MTDVLDLQDVTIRRGATTILEALSWRVQEGERWVVLGRNGAGKTTLLQVASGRMHPTTGSATLLGSRLGATDVFELRPRIGLASAALADRIPSGETVRDVVLTAAYGVTGRWREEYEGVDESRASDLLAAFGVSHLAERWFGTLSEGERKRVQIARSLMSDPELLLLDEPAAGLDLGGREELVGALAELARDRRSPALVLVTHHVEEIPPGFTHLLLLRAGRVHAAGPIDETLTAENLSGTFDVPLRLDKVDGRWAAHATGAVAG from the coding sequence ATGACCGACGTGCTCGACCTGCAGGACGTGACGATCCGCCGGGGGGCGACGACGATCCTCGAGGCCCTGTCCTGGCGGGTGCAGGAGGGCGAGCGGTGGGTCGTGCTGGGTCGCAACGGTGCCGGCAAGACGACCCTGCTGCAGGTCGCCTCGGGACGCATGCACCCCACGACGGGGTCCGCCACGCTCCTCGGCTCGCGCCTGGGCGCCACCGACGTCTTCGAGCTGCGCCCGCGGATCGGCCTGGCGAGCGCCGCGCTCGCCGACCGGATCCCGTCGGGGGAGACGGTGCGCGACGTCGTCCTCACGGCCGCGTACGGCGTGACGGGCCGTTGGCGCGAGGAGTACGAGGGGGTGGACGAGTCGCGTGCGTCGGACCTGCTCGCCGCCTTCGGGGTGTCCCACCTCGCGGAGCGGTGGTTCGGCACGCTGTCCGAGGGCGAGCGCAAGCGCGTGCAGATCGCGCGCTCGCTCATGAGCGACCCGGAGCTGCTGCTGCTCGACGAGCCGGCCGCGGGACTCGACCTGGGAGGGCGGGAGGAGCTGGTCGGTGCGCTGGCCGAGCTCGCGCGCGACCGTCGTTCGCCCGCGCTCGTGCTGGTCACCCACCACGTCGAGGAGATCCCGCCGGGTTTCACGCACCTGCTGCTGCTGCGTGCCGGCCGCGTGCACGCGGCCGGGCCCATCGACGAGACGCTGACGGCCGAGAACCTCTCCGGGACGTTCGACGTGCCGCTGCGGCTGGACAAGGTCGACGGCCGCTGGGCCGCGCACGCGACAGGTGCCGTCGCGGGCTGA
- a CDS encoding endo-1,4-beta-xylanase, with translation MTAQPILSSAAVAASAAVSDPAVAHRTRTRTVQVLDHSGVPLVDAPVTVAQEQHEIGFGCIGFDEVYRAGRRLAGQPFTPDEDALFERLDALWFDLFDTATLPFYWGTFEPEEGMPRTAALRAAAEHFVSRGARVKGHPLVWHTVAPQWLVPKPDDEVLRLLRARVQRDAAEFAGLVDTWDAINEVVIMPVFTKDENAVTRVAKTVGRVGMVRLAFEEARAANPAATLLLNDFDMSADYEHLIEEVLAAGIKIDALGLQSHMHQGTWGREKTLDVLERFGRFGLPLHFTEITLMSGEHMPKHLDDLNDHRVEHWPSTPEGLEQQAQDATELYTTLVADERVKVITYWGLSDHGMWLNAPGGLVHADGTPKPSYDALRGLIRGQWWLAPTTARTDEQGRLQVAGMPGRYTVEVGGERTEITVGEDDGVVTVAAR, from the coding sequence ATGACCGCCCAGCCGATCCTGTCGTCCGCCGCCGTCGCCGCCAGCGCCGCCGTGTCGGACCCCGCCGTCGCGCACCGCACCCGGACGCGCACCGTGCAGGTGCTCGACCACTCGGGCGTGCCGCTGGTGGACGCACCCGTCACGGTCGCGCAGGAGCAGCACGAGATCGGCTTCGGCTGCATCGGGTTCGACGAGGTGTACCGGGCCGGTCGCCGGCTTGCCGGTCAGCCGTTCACGCCTGACGAGGACGCGCTGTTCGAGCGCCTGGACGCGCTGTGGTTCGACCTGTTCGACACCGCGACCCTGCCGTTCTACTGGGGAACGTTCGAGCCGGAGGAGGGCATGCCGCGCACCGCGGCCCTGCGCGCCGCCGCCGAGCACTTCGTGTCCCGCGGGGCGCGCGTCAAGGGCCACCCCCTCGTCTGGCACACGGTCGCGCCGCAGTGGCTCGTCCCGAAGCCGGACGACGAGGTGCTGCGCCTGCTGCGTGCCCGCGTGCAGCGCGACGCCGCCGAGTTCGCGGGCCTGGTCGACACGTGGGACGCGATCAACGAGGTCGTGATCATGCCCGTGTTCACCAAGGACGAGAACGCGGTGACGCGCGTGGCCAAGACGGTGGGCCGGGTCGGCATGGTGCGCCTGGCGTTCGAGGAGGCGCGCGCCGCGAACCCCGCCGCGACGTTGCTGCTCAACGACTTCGACATGTCCGCCGACTACGAGCACCTCATCGAGGAGGTCCTCGCCGCCGGCATCAAGATCGACGCGCTCGGTCTGCAGAGCCACATGCACCAGGGCACGTGGGGCCGCGAGAAGACGCTCGACGTGCTCGAGCGCTTCGGTCGGTTCGGCCTGCCGCTGCACTTCACCGAGATCACCCTGATGTCCGGTGAGCACATGCCGAAGCACCTCGACGACCTCAACGACCACCGGGTCGAGCACTGGCCCAGCACCCCCGAGGGCCTGGAGCAGCAGGCGCAGGACGCCACCGAGCTCTACACGACGCTCGTCGCCGACGAGCGCGTCAAGGTCATCACCTACTGGGGCCTGTCGGACCACGGCATGTGGCTCAACGCGCCCGGTGGCCTGGTGCACGCCGACGGCACGCCCAAGCCGTCGTACGACGCGCTGCGCGGGCTGATCCGCGGGCAGTGGTGGCTCGCGCCGACGACGGCGCGCACCGACGAGCAGGGTCGGCTCCAGGTGGCCGGCATGCCCGGGCGCTACACCGTGGAGGTCGGCGGCGAGCGCACCGAGATCACGGTCGGCGAGGACGACGGCGTCGTCACCGTGGCCGCGCGATGA
- a CDS encoding GNAT family N-acetyltransferase → MSDTVVPLAVRAAAPERVPLPAAATGLTWRAGAVEDAAAITALRVRGQEADALHYRSSVPEVAEELEREWRDLARDVLVGVDGDGTPRAWAQVEVPPGDRTVVRAFVEGDVDPVWRGRGIGSALVAWQVARARQLLAASGKDVPARIATHADGATPDVARLYAAAGFTPIRYYTQMRRPLDRPLPDVPELDGVRVVPWTAELDDAVRLAHNEAFADHWGSEPRTPEQWRASQAMFAPTWSFVALDGDEVAGYAVSGRYEQDFPASGYSFGYTDLLGVRRAWRGRRVAVALLAAVMHAYAADGMQYAELDVDTANPSGAHGLYAALGYEVTHTSTMLTIEL, encoded by the coding sequence ATGAGCGACACCGTCGTCCCCCTGGCCGTCCGCGCCGCCGCGCCGGAGCGGGTGCCGCTGCCGGCGGCGGCCACGGGGCTGACCTGGCGGGCCGGGGCCGTCGAGGACGCCGCCGCGATCACCGCCCTGCGGGTCCGCGGCCAGGAGGCCGACGCGCTGCACTACCGGTCGTCGGTGCCGGAGGTGGCCGAGGAGCTCGAGCGCGAGTGGCGCGACCTCGCGCGTGACGTGCTCGTGGGCGTGGACGGTGACGGGACGCCGCGCGCGTGGGCCCAGGTGGAGGTCCCGCCCGGTGACCGGACGGTCGTCCGCGCGTTCGTCGAGGGCGATGTCGACCCGGTGTGGCGCGGCCGGGGGATCGGCAGCGCCCTCGTCGCCTGGCAGGTGGCGCGCGCCCGGCAGCTGCTGGCGGCGTCCGGCAAGGACGTGCCCGCGCGCATCGCGACCCACGCCGACGGCGCGACACCCGACGTGGCGCGGCTGTACGCGGCGGCGGGCTTCACGCCCATCCGTTACTACACGCAGATGCGCCGCCCTCTCGACCGGCCGCTGCCCGACGTGCCGGAGCTCGACGGCGTGCGGGTCGTGCCGTGGACGGCGGAGCTCGACGACGCCGTGCGGCTCGCCCACAACGAGGCGTTCGCCGACCACTGGGGGTCCGAGCCGCGGACGCCCGAGCAGTGGCGCGCGTCGCAGGCGATGTTCGCACCGACGTGGTCGTTCGTCGCTCTCGACGGCGACGAGGTGGCGGGGTACGCCGTCTCCGGGCGGTACGAGCAGGACTTCCCGGCGTCCGGCTACTCCTTCGGCTACACCGACCTGCTGGGCGTGCGGCGGGCGTGGCGGGGGCGTCGGGTCGCGGTCGCGCTGCTCGCCGCCGTGATGCACGCGTACGCGGCGGACGGGATGCAGTACGCCGAGCTCGACGTGGACACCGCGAACCCGTCCGGCGCGCACGGCCTGTACGCCGCGCTGGGCTACGAGGTCACGCACACCTCGACGATGCTGACGATCGAGCTGTGA